The following is a genomic window from Neisseria zalophi.
CTGAACTTCTTCTTTGGCTTCGTCGCAACCAGCTACGTCGGCAAAGGTTACTTTGTTTGTATCCTTATCCAGAAGCTTGGCGCGGCTCTTGCCGAAAGAGAAAGCGCCGCCTTTCCCGCCGCCGCCGGCCTGCATACGCATAAAGTAAAACCATGCGCCTATCAGCAAGATAACGGGCAACAGGCTGAAGAAAACGCTAGCCAGCATGCTGGGTTTCTCTTCAGGAATGACTTTAACGCGTACTTTATGATCCAACAACGTCGGAACAAGGTTGTCGTCTAACGGTGCGTTAGTGAAAAATTGACTTTTATCGGTGCGCTCGCCTTTAATCAGGTAGCCTGCCAAACCGGAACCTTCAATGTTCACATTGGCGACTTCACCTTTATTGACTTGCTCGATAAATTGCGAATATTCGATTTGTTGGTTGCTTTCTTGTTTGTCACTAATGGCATTGAATGCTGCCATCAGGGCGACACCAAGTACCAGCCAAACCAAAACGTTTTTAAAAATATTCCCCACAGAAACAGGCTCCATAAAAGGGTAAAAGACAAATAAATTGTAAATCAGGCGGTATGTGTTGTCAGCGTTTATTTTTGCCCAATAAATAAATCTCACTGGAACGATTGCGAGAGGCTTGCGGTTTTCGGGTTTGCACGGATGTAAAAATTTCGCGCATGGCCGCCATATATTCTTGATAACCGCTGCCCTGAAAAACTTTGACTAGAAAATTCCCGCCTTGTTTCAAATGGTTGGCGGCAAAATCCAAAGCCAGTTCGCATAAATAAAAACTGCGCGCCTGATCGGTTACGGCGTTTCCTGACATATTGGGTGCCATATCGCAAATTACAAGATCCAGCGGCCGGTTATCTAATAATGATTCGAATTCGGCCAAGACGCTGTCTTCGCGAAAATCACCCTGAATAAACGACACACCTTCAACGGGTTCCATTGGCAAGATATCTAATGCAAATACATGGCCGCTCGAACCGACTAATTGTGCGGCGGCTTGAGACCAGCTTCCCGGGGCGCTGCCTAGGTCGGCTAAAACTGTACCGGAGTTAATGAGTTTGTCTTTTTCATTGATTTCTAAAAGCTTATAGGCTGCGCGGGCGCGATAACCGTCTTTTTGGGCTTTATGCACATAATGATCGTTGACATGCTCGTTTAACCAAGCTTTAGAAGATTTTGAACGGACAGACATGAAATAACCACACAAATAAAAAATAGGATTGTACGTGATTTTTCCCCGTAAGGTGGTTGTTTCGCGTAGAATACGCTGCTTAATCTATTTATAGTTTTATGTGTAAGAAAATGACCGATAAATTAACTACTCAAGAAATTGCCGCGCTCAAAGCGCGCGCGCATCATTTACATCCTGTTGTTATGGTAGGGCAGCAAGGCCTAACCGATGCCGTTATTCAGGAAACAGATACCGCGTTGACAGCTCATGAATTGATTAAAGTAAAAGTTGCCGGAGACGACCGTGCCGAACGTGTTGCCATCAGTGATGCTTTATGCGAAGCGGTCGGGGCGCAGTTGGTACAACATATCGGTAAGCTTTTGGTATTGTGGCGCCCTAATAAGGAAGTTTGATAGATACTTGCTTTAAAAATCATAGGCCGTCTGAAAATATTTCAGACGGCCTATTGTTATACATAAAATTGATTAACGCTCTTCTAATGCAGTTAGGCGGAATACCAGGATTAAGGCAAGCAGACTGCATGCCATATAAATAATGCTGGAAGTGCCATGCCATAGACCAAATGAACCGCCTACCAATGATAGCAGCCAATTTGATGTATTGGTTTTATACGCTTCGATAACAGGGGTGACCAAAAATTGATTGGCAATAATCAAAAGCAACAAGAGCATAATGGCTTTACCGCTGAATGAACGGCCATAATTGTGTCGAGTGTTTTTCCTATTGGCGATATAGGCCAGTAGCCAAACCACAATGCCGATATAAGATGTGATATTAAATGAAATTCCGGCGATATTGCCGGCTTGCATTTTATCTAAATGTTGGAATAACAGGGGAGCAAACAAATAGCCCGCAGACAATTGCAACCCCAACCATGCGCCAATCAATACTGCAATCCATTTTTTCATGGGTGATTCCCTTTATTTTTATTCACTTAAAATTAAATTTTTTGAAAGATAGCATGCAATAATCTTTTCAGGCAAGCGGCACTAACGGGTGTCGTTATTGTTGCTGTATGGCAAAGACAAAAAAGTTAAATAATGTTATGCTTCAAACTTTATATTTATTGTGTGAAAGCAATGAAAAAGCTCCTCATTTCTTTACTTGTCATCATTGTGTTGGTGTTTGCGGGTATGCCTTATTATCTTGGCCTGAAGGCCGAAGAAAGTCTGAATGCCCAACAGCAGATGCTTTCACAATCCGGTGTTTTAACAGTTGAATCCTATCAATATGAACGCGGTTGGTTTGGTGCTACGGAAACCATGGTGGTTCGTTTGAATCCGACATTGTTTCATAACACCCAAAAATATCTGCCGGATAATATCAAAACATTATTAAAAGAGCCGGTAACCATTGTTAACCATATTAAGCACGGCCCGTTTGCTTCAGGTATTTCCCCCGTTCGTGCTTATGTGGAGACCGAATTTCGATATCACCCCGATACTGAAAAAGTATTAACCCGATTTTTTGGTAAACAACAGCCGGTGCGGATGAACAATACTGTGTATTTGAACGGCAGCGGCAAGCTGGATATGACTGTTCCTGCTTTTGATTACGAAGAATTGTCGGGTATCAAGCTGAATTGGCAAGGTTTAACCGGAACGGTGGATTATCAAGCTGATTTTGCATCTTATATTCAAGATTATCTAATACCTGCCATCAATATTAAGTTGGCCGATAAAGGCGATATTGCAATGGAAAACCTGCATGTTCGGGCAGATACGGCTGACAGCAGCAACCAACTTGCCTTGGGCAGCAGCAGTTTGACACTGGATAAATTTTCTATGCAGTGGCAGGAAGGCTTTGACTACAATGTTAAAGCGAATGAGTTGGTGAATTTGGTTACCGATTTGCAAATCGGTGCCTTTATCAACCCGACCGGCACGGTGCCGCCTTCTAAAGTCGAAGTGGAAAAACTGAGCTTTAATACCGACACGCAAGAAGTGGAAGGGTGGGTCAACAGCAAGGGGCGTTTCCAATTCCAAACCTTAGTTTATGGCGAAGACCGCTACGGCCCGCTGGATATTAATGTTGCTGCCGAGCATCTTGATGCCCAAGGATTGTTGGCTATTAAAAATAAAATGGCCGAACTGGCAACTCAGGAAATGACTGAAGAGCAAGTTCAAAACGAAGTATTAAAAACGGTGAAAAACGAAGCGGCCGGTTTGTTTACCAAAAACCCTGTTCTCAAAGTGGAAACTTTCCATTTCACCATGCCGCAGGGCGATGTGGATGTAAAAGGCGAAGTTCGTTTTAACGGGCTGACTCAGGCGGATATGGACGATATCACTGCATTGGTGAAAAAAATCGATGCCGAATTTGATATGAAAGTACCGCAAAAACTATTGGAAGATTTGGCTGTGAATCAGGCCAGCAGTCTGTTTAGTGTGAATCCGGAAGACTTGGCGGCAGGGCGCGCCAGTATGGATGATATTAACGAAACACTGCAATTGATGGTTGAAAGCACCATCAGATCCATGGCAGGTGAACAGTATCTGAGTTTAGATCAAGGCAATATCCAAACCAAAATCGAATTGGAACAAGGGCAGTTAAAACTGAACGGCAAGGTTTTTAAAACCGAGCCAGAGCCTGAGTTTACCGATGCGGATATGGTGCCGGAAGTTGCTGCTTCGGCGCCATAGAAATGGGATTGTGAAGCATAAACCATGATTTCAGACGGCCTACGATATAGAGAGGCCGTCTGAAATATTTGAAAAGTGAGTGAATGATTATCTTAGCGGATATGTAAGCCATCAAACAGGTTGTGCTGTATTCCGAACTACTTTGAATGAATAAGCATAAGGCCGTCTGAAATATTATTTTTCAGACGGCCTTATGCTTATATTGGTTATATTTGGAATATCTTCTTATATATAAAAAGTAAAAAAACAATCAATTGGCGGCAAAAGTATTGCACTGGTTTACATCGCCGCTGTTCAAGCCGCGCCTGAACCATGTCATCCTTTGTTCGGAAGAGCCGTGGGTGAAACTATCGGGCACAACATAGCCTTGGGCTTGTTGTTGCAAATGGTCGTCGCCCACGGCTTCGGCAGCGCGAACGGCTTCTTCAATATCGCCGGTTTCCAAGATATTTTGATTGACGGCATAGTGTGCCCAAATACCGGCAAAGCAGTCTGCCTGTAATTCCAGTTTAACGGAAAGCGCATTGGCTTGCGTTTGGTTGACTTCTCTTTGTGCCTGATGCACTTGCGGCAAAATACCGAGTAGGTTTTGAACATGATGGCCGACTTCATGCGCGATAACGTAAGCAAAAGCAGCATCGCCTGAAGCGCCGAGTTTTTGGCGCATATCTTCATAGAATGATAAATCCAAATAAACCTTACGGTCGGCCGGGCAGTAAAAAGGCCCCATTGCCGCTTGGCCGGTGCCGCAGGCGGTTTGGGTGCCGGCGGTGTAGAGCGTCAGCGTTGCCGGCGTGTATTGGCTGCCGTGTTGGGCGAAATAATTGCCCCAAACGGTTTCGGTATCGGCCAAAACCACTCTGGAGAGCTCGTTAAGTTGTGCTTCCAATTGGCTGTCTATCGGCGTCTGTTGAGCAGGCGATACGGTTGGCGCGCCGGTAATGCCGGATAAATCGACCCCGTAATATGCGCCTACCAATACAATAATAATGCCGAGAATGCCGGTACTTTTTCCGCCTATACGGCTTTTGCCGCGGCGGTCTTCCACATTGGTGCTTTGTCGTCTTCCTTGCCAACGCATGGCGGGTTCCTTTGGGTATTTGCGATATGATAGCCGCTATTATACCGCCGGCTACATAATTGGGCATATTCAGAGATAGGCCGTCTGAAAACGTTCAGACGGCATGTTCGGTTTATTTTATACCGATATATATTTTTAAGTCTTGTAGAAAGCGCGGATCCAGTTTGAGCAGATAGGCAATCAGAATAAGGTTGCCTAGCGCCACGACCAAATAGAGTAGGGTGATACTGTCAAACAGCCATAATAAAGCAGCGCTGATAAGTGCGGCGGAAACCATAAACAAACCGTTCACAATATTATTAGCAGCAATGGCATGGGCGCGAAACGCTTCATGGCTGGCTGTTTGCAACCATGTATATAAAGGCACGGAGAAAAAGCCGCCGAAGAAGCCGATGGCAATCATGGTCAGCATAACCGGATAGGTGGTGCTTTGGGTAAGAAACCAACCGATACCTTGCAGTTGCTCGAAAAAGCGACCGTGTGTCAGCCATACCAACAATAAGCCCGATACTGTGAGGCCGAATGCGCCGACGGCAACCAAACCCAAATGTAGGCGGTGATGGCTGATTTTGGCGCAGATAACCGAACCTGTGGCAATGCCGATGGAAAACAGCGCGAGCATGAGGTTAAAAACATTATCGTCACCGCCGAGGTGGATTTGGGTAAAGGTAGGCAGTTGGGTGGTGTAAACCGAGCCGATAAACCAAAACCATGAAATACCGATAATGGCCGCATAAAGTTCGCGCTGGGCAAAGGTTTCCTTTAATAACAATCGGGTGCTGCGAACAATATTCGGGTCTAGTCGGGTGTTGGGGTTTTTAGCGGGAACGGGCGGCATAAACAGGCTGGTAGCCGTTCCGGCAGCCGCGACGGCCAATACTAAGATGCCGACAATATAAGGGGGAATACCGGCAACGACCGTGCCGAGTATCTGGCCGAATAAAATGGCGATAAACGTACCCGATTCAATCAGGCTGTTGCCCATAATCAGTTCTTTATCATTGAGATAGTCGGGCAGAATGGCATATTTCAACGGGCCGAATAAGGTGGATTGCGTGCCCATACAAAATAGGCAAAATAGCAATAAAGGCGCAGATTGGATATAAAAACCGACCGCCGCCACCGCCATCACCACGATTTCCAATACTTTGATAACGCTTGCCAGTTTGGCCTTATCGAATTTGGTACTCAATTGCCCTGAAAGGGCGGAAAAAAGGAAATAGGGCAGAATAAACAGCAACGCGCCTAAGTTGAGCATCTGGCTGGCAGGAATCGTATTATTTTGACCCAAACCATAAAAACTGATCATCACAAACAGCGCGGTTTTAAACAGATTGTCGTTAAACGCGCCGAGAAACTGGGTGCCGAAAAGCGGCATAAAACGGCGGCGGGTGGCAAAGTTCAGATTATCTTTTACGCTCATCTTGCGGCTTTTCCGGGTCGGTGGTTGTGTTGTTGTCGTTGGTGTTTTCGGTGGAATCATCATCCATAATAATGCGGTGCGCCGGGCCTTCCAAGTCATCAAATTGCCCGTTTTTGCCTGACCACCAAAAAAAATAAGCAATCAGAAAGGCCAAAATAATGCTGATCGGTATCAG
Proteins encoded in this region:
- a CDS encoding RlmE family RNA methyltransferase, producing MSVRSKSSKAWLNEHVNDHYVHKAQKDGYRARAAYKLLEINEKDKLINSGTVLADLGSAPGSWSQAAAQLVGSSGHVFALDILPMEPVEGVSFIQGDFREDSVLAEFESLLDNRPLDLVICDMAPNMSGNAVTDQARSFYLCELALDFAANHLKQGGNFLVKVFQGSGYQEYMAAMREIFTSVQTRKPQASRNRSSEIYLLGKNKR
- the yhbY gene encoding ribosome assembly RNA-binding protein YhbY, whose protein sequence is MTDKLTTQEIAALKARAHHLHPVVMVGQQGLTDAVIQETDTALTAHELIKVKVAGDDRAERVAISDALCEAVGAQLVQHIGKLLVLWRPNKEV
- a CDS encoding DUF4149 domain-containing protein, encoding MKKWIAVLIGAWLGLQLSAGYLFAPLLFQHLDKMQAGNIAGISFNITSYIGIVVWLLAYIANRKNTRHNYGRSFSGKAIMLLLLLIIANQFLVTPVIEAYKTNTSNWLLSLVGGSFGLWHGTSSIIYMACSLLALILVFRLTALEER
- a CDS encoding YdgA family protein; its protein translation is MKKLLISLLVIIVLVFAGMPYYLGLKAEESLNAQQQMLSQSGVLTVESYQYERGWFGATETMVVRLNPTLFHNTQKYLPDNIKTLLKEPVTIVNHIKHGPFASGISPVRAYVETEFRYHPDTEKVLTRFFGKQQPVRMNNTVYLNGSGKLDMTVPAFDYEELSGIKLNWQGLTGTVDYQADFASYIQDYLIPAINIKLADKGDIAMENLHVRADTADSSNQLALGSSSLTLDKFSMQWQEGFDYNVKANELVNLVTDLQIGAFINPTGTVPPSKVEVEKLSFNTDTQEVEGWVNSKGRFQFQTLVYGEDRYGPLDINVAAEHLDAQGLLAIKNKMAELATQEMTEEQVQNEVLKTVKNEAAGLFTKNPVLKVETFHFTMPQGDVDVKGEVRFNGLTQADMDDITALVKKIDAEFDMKVPQKLLEDLAVNQASSLFSVNPEDLAAGRASMDDINETLQLMVESTIRSMAGEQYLSLDQGNIQTKIELEQGQLKLNGKVFKTEPEPEFTDADMVPEVAASAP
- the ypfJ gene encoding KPN_02809 family neutral zinc metallopeptidase, translated to MRWQGRRQSTNVEDRRGKSRIGGKSTGILGIIIVLVGAYYGVDLSGITGAPTVSPAQQTPIDSQLEAQLNELSRVVLADTETVWGNYFAQHGSQYTPATLTLYTAGTQTACGTGQAAMGPFYCPADRKVYLDLSFYEDMRQKLGASGDAAFAYVIAHEVGHHVQNLLGILPQVHQAQREVNQTQANALSVKLELQADCFAGIWAHYAVNQNILETGDIEEAVRAAEAVGDDHLQQQAQGYVVPDSFTHGSSEQRMTWFRRGLNSGDVNQCNTFAAN
- a CDS encoding MFS transporter, coding for MSVKDNLNFATRRRFMPLFGTQFLGAFNDNLFKTALFVMISFYGLGQNNTIPASQMLNLGALLFILPYFLFSALSGQLSTKFDKAKLASVIKVLEIVVMAVAAVGFYIQSAPLLLFCLFCMGTQSTLFGPLKYAILPDYLNDKELIMGNSLIESGTFIAILFGQILGTVVAGIPPYIVGILVLAVAAAGTATSLFMPPVPAKNPNTRLDPNIVRSTRLLLKETFAQRELYAAIIGISWFWFIGSVYTTQLPTFTQIHLGGDDNVFNLMLALFSIGIATGSVICAKISHHRLHLGLVAVGAFGLTVSGLLLVWLTHGRFFEQLQGIGWFLTQSTTYPVMLTMIAIGFFGGFFSVPLYTWLQTASHEAFRAHAIAANNIVNGLFMVSAALISAALLWLFDSITLLYLVVALGNLILIAYLLKLDPRFLQDLKIYIGIK
- the ccoS gene encoding cbb3-type cytochrome oxidase assembly protein CcoS, with product MESVFILIPISIILAFLIAYFFWWSGKNGQFDDLEGPAHRIIMDDDSTENTNDNNTTTDPEKPQDERKR